Proteins from one Amycolatopsis benzoatilytica AK 16/65 genomic window:
- a CDS encoding ferrochelatase, with amino-acid sequence MGYDALLWLSFGGPEGPDEVMPFLENVTRGRGVPRERLLEVAEHYQHFGGVSPINRLNRAAMAAVEKQLAAEGLDLPVRFGNRNWNPMVEDTLAEMKEDGVRRALVFPTSAYGGYSACRQYDEDIERARAAVGEDAPELVKLRQFFDHPLFVSAVADAVRAAHAKLGDRPGTRTVFTAHSIPDSADLAAGPPAEGGRRYSRQIAEAARLVAAEAGVAEYDVVWQSRSGPPQIPWLEPDIVDHLDALHAQGVESVVVSPIGFVADHLEVIWDLDNEAAERAAEHGMAFARAATPDSDPRFAEMVVELVREQVDGVPARKLSAFPVAGCTVNGAPCAVSCCEPLRRPGR; translated from the coding sequence GTGGGTTATGACGCGTTGCTGTGGCTTTCGTTCGGCGGTCCGGAGGGGCCCGACGAGGTGATGCCGTTCCTTGAGAACGTCACCCGGGGCCGGGGCGTGCCCCGGGAACGGCTGCTCGAGGTGGCCGAGCACTACCAGCACTTCGGCGGGGTCTCGCCGATCAACCGGCTCAACCGCGCGGCGATGGCCGCGGTGGAGAAGCAGCTGGCGGCGGAGGGCCTCGACCTGCCGGTGCGGTTCGGCAACCGCAACTGGAACCCGATGGTCGAGGACACGCTGGCCGAGATGAAGGAGGACGGGGTGCGTCGGGCGCTGGTGTTCCCGACCAGTGCCTACGGCGGATACTCCGCCTGCCGCCAGTACGACGAGGACATCGAACGCGCCCGCGCGGCAGTCGGCGAGGACGCGCCGGAACTGGTGAAGCTGCGCCAGTTCTTCGATCACCCGCTGTTCGTCTCGGCGGTCGCCGACGCGGTCCGCGCGGCGCACGCGAAGCTCGGCGACCGGCCGGGCACGCGGACCGTCTTCACCGCCCACTCGATTCCCGACAGCGCCGACCTGGCGGCCGGCCCGCCCGCGGAAGGCGGACGGCGGTACTCCCGGCAGATCGCGGAAGCGGCGCGGCTGGTCGCTGCCGAAGCGGGAGTCGCGGAGTACGACGTGGTCTGGCAGTCGCGGTCCGGCCCGCCGCAGATCCCGTGGCTGGAGCCGGACATCGTGGACCACCTCGACGCGCTGCACGCGCAGGGCGTGGAGTCGGTGGTGGTGAGCCCGATCGGGTTCGTCGCGGACCACCTGGAAGTGATCTGGGACCTGGACAACGAGGCCGCCGAACGGGCCGCGGAGCATGGAATGGCGTTCGCTCGGGCCGCGACGCCGGATTCGGATCCGCGGTTCGCCGAAATGGTGGTCGAGCTGGTGCGCGAGCAGGTGGACGGGGTGCCGGCGCGGAAGCTGTCGGCGTTCCCGGTCGCGGGGTGCACCGTGAACGGTGCGCCGTGCGCCGTGTCCTGCTGCGAACCGCTCCGGCGGCCGGGGCGCTGA
- a CDS encoding DUF3558 family protein has product MLRLAVSAAAILACVPVLAACGGNDGSGNGTSVSQSGDTSAGSGSGKTGTPLAGTDPCTLLKPEDVPEAKPDPSVTPSAAPLGDGRRCQGDDYAVTISDVDADGYAVQFEGSVNTPLPDINGYKAAKREDGKPPYQSCAVLLAVTANELVTVAVGLKEDQDPSKTCEVAQKAATVVTGRIPR; this is encoded by the coding sequence ATGTTACGCTTGGCGGTTTCGGCCGCTGCGATCCTGGCCTGCGTGCCGGTGCTCGCGGCCTGCGGCGGCAACGACGGCAGCGGCAACGGCACCAGCGTTTCGCAAAGCGGCGATACCTCGGCAGGAAGCGGCAGCGGAAAAACGGGAACACCCCTAGCCGGCACGGACCCGTGCACGCTGCTCAAGCCGGAAGACGTGCCCGAAGCCAAGCCAGACCCCAGCGTCACGCCGAGCGCTGCGCCGCTCGGCGACGGCCGCCGATGCCAGGGCGACGACTACGCCGTGACCATCAGCGACGTCGACGCGGACGGTTACGCCGTCCAGTTCGAAGGTTCGGTGAACACACCGCTGCCGGACATCAACGGGTACAAGGCGGCGAAGCGCGAAGACGGCAAGCCGCCGTACCAGTCCTGCGCGGTCCTGCTCGCGGTGACCGCCAACGAGCTGGTGACGGTCGCCGTGGGGCTGAAGGAAGACCAGGACCCGTCGAAGACCTGCGAGGTCGCGCAGAAGGCAGCGACCGTCGTCACGGGCCGGATTCCTCGTTGA
- a CDS encoding ATP-binding protein yields MNAVPDALPRTAGELRAAGYTPRPIAREIHDNLLAALREGRDAWPGIVGFSRTVLPQLERALLAGHDVVLLGERGQGKTRLLRTLAGLLDEWTPVIEGSELGEHPLDPITPASIRRAAELGDELPVAWRHRSERYTEKLATPDTSVGDLIGDVDPVKVAEGRSLGDPETIHFGLVPRAHRGIVAINELPDLAERIQVALLNVMEERDIQVRGYTLRLPLDVLLVATANPEDYTNRGRIITPLKDRFGAEIRTHYPLDVESEVAVVRQEAHLVAEVGEPLLEVLARFVRNLRESTVIDQRSGVSARFAVAAAETVAAAALRRSAVTGEDPAVARPVDLDAVPAVLRGKIEFEPGEEGREVEHLVHLMRRAIAETARERFAGLDLRPLADAVADGHLVATGERVPGAQVLAALPELPVLHEVAHRAGVAADEPAGRIAAAVELALESLYLARRLAKDSDGATTVYGE; encoded by the coding sequence GTGAACGCTGTTCCCGATGCTCTTCCCCGTACTGCCGGCGAGCTTCGCGCCGCCGGATACACCCCGCGCCCGATCGCGCGCGAGATCCACGACAACCTGCTCGCCGCGCTGCGCGAGGGCCGCGACGCCTGGCCCGGCATCGTCGGCTTCTCTCGCACTGTGCTGCCCCAACTCGAACGCGCCCTGCTGGCCGGACACGACGTGGTCCTGCTGGGCGAGCGCGGCCAGGGCAAGACCCGGCTGCTGCGCACGCTGGCCGGCCTGCTCGACGAGTGGACCCCGGTCATCGAAGGGTCGGAGCTGGGGGAGCACCCGCTCGATCCGATTACGCCCGCCTCGATCCGCCGGGCCGCCGAGCTCGGCGACGAACTGCCGGTGGCCTGGCGCCACCGCAGCGAGCGCTACACCGAGAAGCTGGCCACGCCGGACACCAGCGTGGGCGACCTGATCGGCGACGTCGACCCGGTGAAGGTGGCCGAGGGCCGCAGCCTGGGCGACCCGGAGACCATCCACTTCGGACTGGTGCCGCGCGCGCACCGCGGCATCGTCGCGATCAACGAGCTGCCCGACCTCGCCGAGCGGATCCAGGTCGCGCTGCTCAACGTCATGGAGGAACGCGACATCCAGGTCCGCGGCTACACCCTGCGGCTGCCGCTGGATGTGCTGCTGGTGGCCACCGCGAACCCGGAGGACTACACCAACCGCGGCCGGATCATCACGCCGCTGAAGGACCGGTTCGGCGCGGAGATCCGCACGCACTACCCGTTGGACGTCGAGTCCGAGGTCGCCGTGGTGCGCCAGGAGGCGCACCTCGTCGCCGAGGTCGGCGAACCGCTGCTGGAGGTGCTGGCCCGGTTCGTGCGCAACCTGCGCGAGTCGACGGTCATCGACCAGCGCTCCGGCGTCTCCGCGCGGTTCGCGGTGGCGGCGGCGGAAACCGTGGCCGCCGCGGCGCTGCGCCGGTCCGCCGTGACCGGCGAAGACCCGGCCGTCGCGCGTCCGGTCGACCTGGACGCGGTGCCGGCCGTGCTGCGCGGGAAGATCGAGTTCGAGCCCGGCGAGGAGGGCCGCGAGGTCGAGCACCTCGTACACCTGATGCGCCGTGCGATAGCCGAGACCGCCCGGGAGCGCTTCGCCGGTCTGGACCTGCGTCCGCTGGCCGACGCGGTCGCGGACGGGCACCTGGTCGCTACCGGAGAACGCGTGCCGGGTGCGCAGGTGCTCGCCGCGCTGCCGGAACTGCCGGTGCTGCACGAGGTCGCCCACCGTGCCGGGGTGGCCGCGGACGAACCGGCCGGCCGCATCGCGGCGGCGGTGGAGCTGGCGTTGGAGTCGCTGTACCTCGCCCGCAGGCTGGCGAAGGACTCCGACGGCGCGACAACGGTGTACGGCGAGTAA
- a CDS encoding VWA domain-containing protein — protein MPLLPEGYSYGPWHDGPDPLAPPADLRDALDEIGRDVMGGSSPRSALEELLRRGTERTAGLDELTRQLWQRRSEIQRRHRLDGTLQEVQQLLQQALDAERRELFPDPDDDARFREAQLDALPPGTAAAVRELSEYDWRSGEARQKYEQIRDLLGRELLDARFQGMKEALQNAGQEDVERVNQMLGDLNALLSAHAQGASDIGERFAEFMRRHGEFFPENPQNVEELIDVLAARSAAAQRMLNSMSEEQRAELAELSQQAFGDPRLAQQLSALDAQLRALRPGEDWTSSSRFRGQDPLGLGEGAQAMADLAELDALAEQLGQSYPGARLEDIDVEALERQLGPDAGVDARRLSELERELRRQGLFERAADGTLRLSPKALRRLGETALSDVVNSLRGKAGERETESAGAAGEPTGASRPWRFGDMQPWDVPRTVRNAVLRSTSTGSRAVTLDVEDVEVIETEHRSRAAVALLVDTSWSMVQEGRWLPMKRTALALHQLITTRFRNDALQLITFGRYATPVDLPELVGLEGTWEQGTNAHHALLLAGRHLRRHPDAQPVVLMVTDGEPTAHLEPDGEAIFAYPPEAMTLYKTLSEVDRIAKLGASVTVFRLGDDPRLEAFVDTIARRSGGRVVAPDLDGLGAAVVGDYLNTRRR, from the coding sequence ATGCCGCTGCTTCCCGAGGGGTATTCCTACGGCCCGTGGCACGACGGGCCGGACCCGCTCGCGCCGCCGGCCGACCTTCGCGACGCGCTGGACGAGATCGGCCGCGACGTGATGGGCGGGTCGTCCCCGCGCTCGGCGCTGGAGGAACTGCTGCGCCGAGGCACCGAACGCACCGCCGGCCTGGACGAGCTGACGAGACAGCTGTGGCAGCGCCGGTCGGAAATCCAGCGCCGGCACCGGCTCGACGGCACGCTGCAGGAGGTCCAGCAGCTCCTGCAGCAGGCGCTGGACGCCGAACGCCGGGAACTGTTCCCGGACCCGGACGACGACGCCCGCTTCCGTGAGGCACAGCTGGACGCGCTGCCGCCCGGCACCGCGGCCGCGGTCCGCGAGCTGAGCGAATACGACTGGCGTTCCGGCGAGGCGCGGCAGAAGTACGAGCAGATCCGCGACCTGCTGGGCCGCGAACTGCTGGACGCGCGGTTCCAGGGCATGAAGGAGGCGCTGCAGAACGCCGGCCAGGAGGACGTCGAACGCGTCAACCAGATGCTCGGCGACCTCAACGCGCTGCTGTCGGCGCACGCGCAGGGCGCGAGCGACATCGGCGAACGATTCGCCGAGTTCATGCGCCGCCACGGCGAGTTCTTCCCGGAGAACCCGCAGAACGTCGAGGAGCTGATCGACGTCCTGGCGGCGCGGTCGGCGGCCGCGCAGCGGATGCTGAACTCGATGTCCGAGGAACAGCGCGCCGAGCTGGCGGAGTTGTCCCAGCAAGCCTTCGGCGACCCGAGACTGGCGCAGCAGCTGTCCGCGTTGGACGCGCAACTGCGTGCCCTGCGGCCGGGGGAGGACTGGACCTCGTCGTCCCGGTTCCGCGGCCAGGACCCGCTCGGGCTGGGCGAAGGCGCGCAGGCGATGGCCGACCTGGCGGAACTGGACGCGCTGGCCGAGCAGCTGGGCCAGTCGTATCCGGGCGCCCGCCTGGAAGACATCGACGTGGAGGCGCTGGAACGCCAACTCGGCCCGGACGCCGGCGTCGACGCGAGGCGACTGTCCGAACTGGAACGAGAGCTGCGCCGGCAGGGCCTGTTCGAGCGGGCCGCGGACGGCACCCTGCGGCTGTCGCCGAAAGCCCTGCGCCGGCTGGGCGAGACCGCCCTGTCGGACGTCGTGAATTCCCTGCGCGGCAAAGCAGGGGAGCGGGAGACGGAATCGGCGGGCGCGGCAGGCGAGCCGACCGGGGCGAGCCGCCCCTGGCGGTTCGGTGACATGCAACCGTGGGACGTCCCGCGCACGGTGCGGAACGCGGTGCTGCGGTCCACTTCGACCGGTTCGAGAGCGGTCACCCTGGACGTCGAAGACGTCGAGGTGATCGAAACCGAACACCGCTCGCGGGCGGCGGTCGCGCTGTTGGTGGACACCAGCTGGTCGATGGTCCAAGAGGGCCGGTGGCTGCCGATGAAACGCACCGCCTTGGCACTGCACCAGCTGATCACCACCAGGTTCCGCAACGACGCCCTGCAGCTGATCACGTTCGGCCGCTATGCCACCCCGGTCGACCTGCCGGAACTGGTCGGCCTGGAAGGAACCTGGGAACAAGGCACGAACGCCCACCACGCACTCCTGCTGGCCGGACGGCACCTGCGCCGCCACCCGGACGCGCAACCGGTCGTCCTGATGGTGACGGACGGAGAGCCGACCGCCCACCTGGAACCGGACGGCGAAGCGATTTTCGCCTACCCGCCGGAAGCGATGACCCTCTACAAGACACTGTCCGAAGTAGACCGAATCGCCAAGCTGGGCGCGTCGGTCACCGTATTCCGGCTGGGCGACGACCCTCGCCTGGAAGCCTTCGTGGACACGATCGCCCGCCGCTCCGGCGGCAGGGTCGTAGCCCCAGACCTGGACGGCCTGGGCGCGGCCGTAGTAGGCGACTACCTGAATACCCGCCGCCGCTGA
- a CDS encoding DUF5703 family protein, giving the protein MTTVDEAVVDGDWEYRRLRLPPAVSRRAAMIQLSIHAEFAGWELRTVRLYADGTRRVWLRRKRTAADRLPGLAT; this is encoded by the coding sequence ATGACGACGGTTGACGAGGCGGTGGTCGACGGGGATTGGGAGTACCGCCGCCTGCGGCTGCCCCCGGCGGTGTCGCGGCGCGCGGCGATGATCCAGCTGTCCATCCACGCGGAGTTCGCCGGGTGGGAGCTGCGGACGGTCCGGTTGTACGCGGACGGGACGCGGCGGGTGTGGTTGCGGCGCAAGCGGACCGCGGCGGACCGGCTTCCGGGACTGGCTACCTGA
- a CDS encoding YncE family protein, with the protein MRRLAAVSRIAIPLAGALALSACSSSAQPNDSLQVVAHPTAATPAASPAVSVPPAGQVLAMPAVSAIAADQQSRTLVVALAQPPELRIYDLGSLDAPKKTVSLPGPAESLSASAGQAIAGVPSKGVLARVALPSGQLNTEKVAGQPAAGLADGADTLVAVRDRKAVEVLTNGAVSKTITGQLYSADDVVDTGNSVVVLDRLRTAVFSVNVQAGTMDEGLRAGDGAANAVADSYGRVLVTDARAGALLAFSTNPLILRQRYPVPGGAYGIAYDAKRSLAWVTLTARNEVVGYDVRGGEPTEKYRFPTVRQPNSVGVDDQSGRVFVGSAAGEGTQVIQP; encoded by the coding sequence GTGCGTCGGCTCGCCGCCGTTTCGCGGATCGCGATCCCGCTGGCCGGTGCGCTCGCGCTCTCCGCCTGCTCGTCCTCGGCCCAGCCGAACGACAGCCTGCAGGTGGTGGCCCATCCGACGGCCGCGACGCCAGCCGCCTCCCCCGCGGTTTCCGTGCCCCCGGCCGGGCAGGTGCTGGCCATGCCCGCGGTGTCCGCGATCGCCGCCGACCAGCAGAGCCGCACGCTCGTCGTCGCGCTCGCCCAGCCGCCCGAGCTGCGGATCTACGACCTCGGCTCGCTGGACGCGCCGAAGAAGACAGTGTCGCTGCCCGGCCCGGCCGAGTCGCTGAGCGCCTCCGCCGGGCAGGCCATCGCCGGAGTGCCGAGCAAGGGCGTACTGGCCCGGGTCGCGCTCCCGAGCGGGCAGCTGAACACCGAGAAGGTCGCTGGCCAGCCCGCCGCCGGGCTCGCGGACGGAGCGGACACGCTGGTCGCGGTCCGCGACCGCAAGGCGGTCGAGGTGCTGACGAACGGCGCGGTGTCCAAGACGATCACCGGGCAGCTCTACAGCGCCGACGATGTCGTCGACACCGGAAACAGCGTCGTCGTCCTGGACCGGCTGCGCACCGCCGTGTTCAGCGTGAACGTTCAGGCCGGGACCATGGACGAGGGGCTGCGCGCGGGCGACGGCGCGGCGAACGCGGTCGCCGACTCGTACGGCCGGGTGCTGGTCACCGACGCGCGGGCCGGGGCACTGCTGGCCTTCTCCACCAACCCGCTGATTCTGCGCCAGCGGTATCCGGTGCCGGGTGGCGCGTACGGCATCGCCTACGACGCCAAGCGCAGCCTGGCGTGGGTCACCTTGACCGCCCGCAACGAGGTCGTCGGATACGACGTCCGGGGCGGCGAGCCGACCGAGAAGTACCGATTCCCGACGGTGCGCCAGCCGAATTCGGTGGGCGTGGACGACCAGAGCGGCCGGGTGTTCGTGGGCTCGGCCGCCGGAGAAGGGACGCAGGTGATCCAGCCATGA
- a CDS encoding aldo/keto reductase, with product MEKRQLGRSGLRVSRTALGTMTWGGDTDPDEAASQLVAFVDAGGTLVDTADLYAGGEAERMLGELLSDLVPRDDVVLATKTVARRTDGPFGGGASRGALLSALEGSLKRLKTDHLDLWQLHAWDECVPIEETISALDYAVTSGKVRYVGVSNYAGWQLATAASLATVPIVSGQFEYSLLERGVEREVVPAAAHHGIGLLPWAPLGRGVLTGKYRTGTPADSRGASTEYAGYVEHHRTERAARIVQAVVTAAEGLGTSPLAVALAWVRDRPGVVAPVVGARDTGQLTGSLAAEDLQLPPAIRSALDDVSGIDFGYPERGTR from the coding sequence GTGGAAAAGCGACAGCTCGGCCGGTCGGGACTGCGGGTCTCGCGGACGGCCCTCGGCACCATGACCTGGGGTGGCGACACCGATCCGGACGAGGCGGCCAGCCAGCTAGTCGCGTTCGTCGACGCGGGCGGCACGCTCGTGGACACCGCGGACCTCTACGCGGGCGGCGAGGCCGAGCGGATGCTCGGCGAACTCCTCAGCGACCTGGTGCCGCGCGACGATGTCGTGCTCGCCACCAAGACTGTCGCCCGCCGCACCGACGGCCCGTTCGGCGGCGGCGCCTCGCGCGGTGCGCTGCTCTCTGCGCTCGAAGGCTCGCTGAAGCGTCTCAAGACCGACCACCTCGACCTGTGGCAGCTGCACGCCTGGGACGAGTGCGTGCCGATCGAAGAGACGATCTCCGCCCTCGACTACGCCGTGACCAGCGGAAAGGTCCGCTACGTCGGCGTGTCCAACTACGCCGGCTGGCAGCTCGCGACGGCCGCCTCGCTCGCGACCGTGCCGATCGTGTCCGGCCAGTTCGAGTACTCGCTGCTGGAGCGCGGCGTCGAACGCGAGGTCGTGCCTGCCGCCGCGCACCACGGGATCGGGCTGCTGCCCTGGGCTCCGCTCGGCCGCGGCGTGCTCACCGGCAAGTACCGCACCGGCACCCCAGCGGACTCGCGTGGCGCTTCGACCGAGTACGCCGGGTACGTGGAACACCATCGCACCGAGCGGGCCGCGCGGATCGTGCAGGCCGTGGTGACCGCCGCCGAAGGACTGGGCACGTCCCCGCTGGCCGTCGCGCTCGCCTGGGTCCGCGATCGGCCCGGCGTCGTCGCGCCGGTGGTCGGCGCCCGCGACACCGGGCAGCTGACCGGCTCGCTCGCCGCCGAAGACCTGCAGCTCCCGCCTGCTATCCGGAGTGCCCTGGACGACGTCAGCGGCATCGATTTCGGCTACCCGGAGCGGGGCACCAGGTGA
- a CDS encoding undecaprenyl-diphosphate phosphatase has protein sequence MGWFEALILGLVQGLTEFLPISSSAHVRIVAAFAGWGDPGAAFTAVTQIGTELAVILYFGAKIGRILRAWFFSLYRPDWRRDPDARLGWLIIVGSLPIVVLGLLLQNEIDRAFRDLRITAVTLIVFGLILLFADRTAKQQRTLDHLNVPHGLVYGFAQALALIPGVSRSGGTTSAGLLMGYTRSEAAEYSFLLAVPAVFGSGLYKLTDIGKNGENAQWGPTILATLVAFGVGYLVIAWLMAYIKKRSFVPFVIYRVVLGAVLLVLVFGGVLDPNAGPVGG, from the coding sequence ATGGGATGGTTCGAGGCCCTGATTCTGGGGCTGGTTCAGGGGCTCACCGAGTTCTTGCCGATTTCCTCGAGCGCGCACGTGCGGATCGTCGCGGCGTTCGCCGGCTGGGGCGACCCGGGCGCGGCGTTCACCGCGGTCACCCAGATCGGCACCGAGCTCGCGGTGATCCTGTACTTCGGCGCGAAGATCGGCCGGATCCTGCGCGCCTGGTTCTTCTCGCTGTACCGGCCGGACTGGCGGCGCGACCCGGACGCGCGGCTGGGCTGGCTGATCATCGTCGGCTCGCTGCCGATCGTCGTGCTCGGCCTGCTGCTGCAGAACGAGATCGACCGGGCGTTCCGCGACCTGCGGATCACCGCCGTCACGCTGATCGTGTTCGGCCTGATCCTGCTGTTCGCCGACCGGACCGCGAAGCAGCAGCGGACGCTGGACCACCTGAACGTGCCGCACGGCCTGGTCTACGGCTTCGCGCAGGCGCTCGCCCTGATCCCGGGCGTGTCGCGCTCGGGCGGCACGACGAGCGCCGGCCTGCTGATGGGCTACACCCGGTCGGAAGCGGCGGAGTACTCCTTCCTGCTGGCCGTGCCCGCGGTGTTCGGCTCGGGGCTGTACAAGCTGACCGACATCGGCAAGAACGGCGAGAACGCGCAGTGGGGCCCGACGATCCTGGCCACCCTGGTCGCGTTCGGCGTCGGCTACCTGGTGATCGCCTGGCTGATGGCCTACATCAAGAAGCGCAGCTTCGTGCCGTTCGTCATCTACCGGGTGGTGCTCGGCGCGGTCCTGCTCGTCCTGGTCTTCGGCGGCGTGCTCGACCCGAACGCGGGGCCGGTCGGCGGCTGA
- a CDS encoding histidine phosphatase family protein, protein MSTVILLRHGKSTANGSGVLAGRMPKVALDDTGRQQAAALVERFAGVPLAELVVSPMLRCKQTVAPLAAERGLAKTVEPGLSEVDYGDWTGRELKALVKEPLWRVVQAHPSAAVFPGGEGLAAMQARAVAAIRAHDARITAEHGDHAVWAVCSHGDVIKAILADALGQHLDAFQRIVVDPAAVSVVRYTETRPFVLRVNEHGGDLAGIVPPPPKKRTRAKKASSDAVVGGSTGR, encoded by the coding sequence GTGAGTACGGTCATCTTGCTCCGCCACGGAAAGTCCACCGCGAACGGTTCCGGCGTGCTCGCCGGCCGGATGCCCAAGGTCGCGCTGGACGACACCGGCCGCCAGCAGGCGGCGGCGCTGGTCGAGCGGTTCGCCGGAGTGCCGCTGGCCGAGCTGGTGGTGTCGCCGATGCTGCGCTGCAAGCAGACAGTCGCGCCGCTGGCCGCCGAGCGCGGCCTGGCGAAGACAGTCGAACCCGGACTGTCTGAAGTGGACTACGGAGACTGGACCGGTCGCGAGCTCAAGGCATTGGTCAAGGAGCCGCTGTGGCGAGTGGTGCAGGCGCACCCGTCCGCCGCGGTCTTCCCGGGCGGCGAGGGGCTGGCCGCGATGCAGGCCCGCGCGGTCGCCGCGATCCGCGCGCACGACGCCCGGATCACCGCTGAGCACGGCGACCACGCGGTGTGGGCGGTGTGCAGCCACGGCGACGTGATCAAGGCGATCCTGGCCGACGCGCTGGGCCAGCACCTCGACGCGTTCCAGCGGATCGTCGTGGATCCAGCGGCGGTCTCGGTGGTCCGCTACACCGAGACACGCCCGTTCGTCCTGCGGGTGAACGAACACGGCGGCGACCTGGCCGGGATCGTGCCGCCGCCGCCGAAGAAGCGCACTCGCGCGAAGAAGGCGTCCAGCGACGCGGTGGTGGGCGGCAGCACCGGCCGCTGA
- a CDS encoding M3 family metallopeptidase — MISPDNPFAVPSELPYELPPFDRIAEEHYRPAFEAGLAEHVADVERIADDPAEPTFENTIEALERAGALLDRVSGTFFNIAGSNSTDEVQAIQAELAPKLAAHSDAIHLNPKLFARIDALFQQRAELGLSPEALRLLERRHTDFRRAGAGLPEADQEKLRALNEQLSTLQTRFSQNLLRDTNELAVVLDDVADLAGLSDSAIAAAAQTATERGLEGKYVLTLTLPTAQAAVESLENRAVRERVYTASVSRGNRGNEYDNNAVAAEIVRLRIERATLLGYPNHAAYVIADETAKTVEAAGGLLERLAPVAVANARTEAAELQQLLEADVPGATLQPWDWAFYAAKVRRERFKLDTEQLRPYFELDRVLHDGVFVAANRLYGLTFTERTDLPKYHPEVRVYEVFDADGAGLGLFLTDYYTRESKRGGAWMNNFVDQSRLLGRHTVVVNVLNVTKPQAGEPTLLSLDEARTVFHEFGHALHSLLSGVQFPTFTGTNVPRDFVEYPSQVNEMWMLWPEILASYAKHNVTGEPLPASTVEQLEAAQQYGEGFRTTEYLAAALLDLAWHRLGPDDAVEDVQQFEAAALEKAGVALESVPPRYRTTYFNHVFSGGYSAGYYSYIWSEVLDADTVQWFTENGGLKRENGDHFRSALLGLGGSVDPMEAFANFRGRAPEIEPLLKRRGLAGA, encoded by the coding sequence ATGATTTCCCCGGACAACCCGTTCGCCGTCCCCAGCGAGCTGCCGTACGAGCTGCCGCCGTTCGACAGGATCGCCGAGGAGCACTACCGGCCCGCTTTCGAGGCCGGGCTCGCCGAGCACGTCGCGGACGTCGAGCGGATCGCGGACGATCCCGCGGAGCCGACGTTCGAGAACACGATCGAGGCGCTGGAGCGGGCCGGTGCGCTGCTGGACCGGGTGTCCGGCACCTTCTTCAACATCGCCGGCTCGAACTCGACGGACGAGGTCCAGGCGATCCAGGCCGAGCTGGCCCCGAAGCTGGCCGCGCACTCCGACGCGATCCACCTGAACCCGAAGCTGTTCGCCCGCATCGACGCGCTGTTCCAGCAGCGCGCCGAGCTGGGCCTGAGCCCGGAGGCGCTGCGGTTGCTGGAGCGGCGGCACACCGACTTCAGGCGGGCGGGCGCCGGATTGCCGGAAGCGGACCAGGAGAAGCTGCGCGCGCTGAACGAGCAGCTGTCGACGCTGCAGACCCGCTTCTCGCAGAACCTGCTGCGCGACACCAACGAGCTGGCTGTTGTTCTGGACGACGTCGCGGACCTGGCCGGGCTCAGCGACAGCGCGATCGCCGCAGCGGCGCAGACCGCAACCGAGCGTGGTCTCGAAGGCAAGTACGTGCTGACGCTGACGCTGCCGACCGCGCAGGCGGCCGTCGAGTCGCTGGAGAACCGCGCGGTGCGCGAGCGCGTCTACACCGCGTCGGTGTCGCGCGGCAACCGCGGCAACGAGTACGACAACAACGCGGTGGCCGCGGAAATCGTGCGGCTGCGCATCGAGCGCGCGACGCTGCTGGGCTACCCGAACCACGCGGCGTACGTGATCGCGGACGAGACCGCCAAGACCGTCGAGGCGGCGGGCGGTCTGCTGGAGCGGCTGGCACCGGTCGCGGTGGCCAACGCTCGCACCGAAGCGGCCGAGCTGCAGCAGCTGCTCGAAGCAGACGTGCCGGGCGCGACGCTGCAGCCGTGGGACTGGGCGTTCTACGCGGCGAAGGTCCGCCGTGAGCGGTTCAAGCTGGACACCGAGCAGCTGCGGCCGTACTTCGAGCTGGACCGGGTGCTGCACGACGGCGTGTTCGTCGCGGCGAACCGGTTGTACGGCTTGACCTTCACCGAGCGGACCGACCTGCCGAAGTACCACCCGGAGGTCCGCGTCTACGAGGTGTTCGACGCCGACGGGGCCGGGCTGGGCCTGTTCTTGACCGACTACTACACCCGCGAATCCAAGCGCGGCGGCGCGTGGATGAACAACTTCGTGGACCAGTCGCGGCTGCTCGGCCGCCACACCGTGGTGGTCAACGTGCTGAACGTGACGAAGCCGCAGGCGGGGGAGCCCACCCTGCTCTCGCTGGACGAGGCGCGCACGGTCTTCCACGAGTTCGGGCACGCGCTGCACTCCCTGCTGTCCGGAGTGCAGTTCCCGACCTTCACCGGCACCAACGTGCCGCGGGACTTCGTCGAGTACCCGTCGCAGGTCAACGAGATGTGGATGCTGTGGCCGGAAATCCTGGCCAGCTACGCCAAGCACAACGTGACGGGGGAGCCGTTGCCGGCTTCGACGGTCGAGCAGCTGGAGGCCGCGCAACAGTACGGCGAAGGGTTCCGCACCACCGAGTACCTGGCCGCGGCGCTGCTTGACCTCGCGTGGCACCGGCTCGGCCCGGACGACGCGGTGGAGGACGTGCAGCAGTTCGAGGCGGCGGCGCTGGAGAAGGCCGGGGTGGCGCTGGAAAGCGTTCCGCCGCGGTATCGGACGACGTACTTCAACCACGTCTTCTCGGGCGGGTACAGCGCGGGCTACTACTCCTACATCTGGAGCGAGGTGCTCGACGCCGACACCGTGCAGTGGTTCACCGAAAACGGCGGCCTCAAGCGGGAGAACGGGGACCACTTCCGGTCCGCCTTGCTCGGCCTGGGCGGCAGCGTGGACCCGATGGAGGCGTTCGCGAACTTCCGCGGCCGCGCGCCGGAGATCGAGCCGCTGCTGAAGCGGCGCGGCCTGGCCGGCGCGTAA